A segment of the Lolium perenne isolate Kyuss_39 chromosome 3, Kyuss_2.0, whole genome shotgun sequence genome:
AATCTTGTTCTAAACTCAGTAGCAGAAACTACTAACAAGTTTAGTTGGTGATCAGTTTCAAGAGATTCAGTTAGGTACGAACCAGTGGCCAATATAAATCAAGCCAACTGCATCTGAACTTTTGATTATCTCAGCTGAAATCTCTTAAGCTGCTGGCGAAGATGCCGAACAGGCTATGTTGCAAGTTGCAACGAGATGCATGTTAGACTATTCATAGTGGGAATAACATAGCTAGTAATATCACACATCTCAaggtattttggtgacatggcgtactaataaatgaagaaagagagtgaggtggtaactagctatgttaccataacatcacacacctcaaggcaagatgagtctacaacataataaatgatacaatacatgacaccacatacaagttactacccactatgaagttaGTAACCTAGACTaataacatgacatatgttagtAGTCTAGGTTACTTCCCAGTATAACTAGCCTTAGCAGGTAAATAAAAATGATCTATTGATCATCCAGATCTGGTAAACTGTAGTGTAATGCACTTTAATTATACTGTCGTGAAAAAAAAGTCAGAAGAACAGAGTGACTGCTGTGAGAAGAAATATGCCCTGGTTGGCTGTCTCTTAGAATTCTTTTGGAACGGCAAGCGTTGACACGACCGACACACATTGAACTCTGAAAAGAAGAAGATCTCAGTCGTCATGTGTCATGTCGCTCAACTGGTGAATCAGATCATAATTTTTATATCCCACGAATTACAAGTTTAGTTGGTGGCTTCCCACCAAACACAATAAGTAATCAACTCCACAAATTCAGGATCAGTTGCTTATATTTTCAGTTAAACTAAACACCACCACCAAAAGAACATCCATAGAACAAATCCAATGCGACCGTGTATCTAATTACGCAGTCAAATCAACTCCCTTATTTTCTTCTTCGTCCTGCTCGGCTCCGGTGAGGTTAGTTCATGTCGAGCATTCCCTGGTGGAAGGCCGCGACGCGGTCGGGCGTCACACACTGGGTGATCAGCCGTGCCCCTGGCTTGTGTGCCCACGGCTTGACGAGTATGCACGTGGCAATGTAGTCGAGGTTCGTCAGCGGCACGACGTGTGCCGGCGGCCCCCAGCCGTAGTCGACCTCGGCGAACCCGAGCCGCGACCAGTCCGACACTAGCAGCGTCCGGTAGTCCGCCGTGATCTGGTAGGGGTCCACGCCACCATTAGCGCCGGCCTCACCTGTCGCCCACCGCGTGAACTCCGCCGGCATGCGCCTCTTGCCGTCCTTGATGATCTTCACCACGTCCGGGATCGACGAGCCGGCCACCTTGCCGGCGGGCGCCGAGACGCGCATGATGTAGTAGCAGTTCCCGTAGAACCCGGCGCCGGCGCGCGGGAGCGAAGCGTGCAGGAGCGGGCGGGCGTTCATGGCGAAGCAGAGGTGGACGTCGGAGTCTGGGTCGAAGCCCGCAGCGCGCGTGCGGCTCTGCCACGCCTTGGCGACCAGCACCTCGAACGCCGAGCACCAGGAGCCCCCGTGTGACGCGTCGTTGTACTGGGCCTTGTAGTGGCTGATGTATTCCGCGGAGATGTCCATGGCGAGGTACTCTAGGCTCTTGGCGCCCTCGGGACTCGGCAGGCTGCCGATGACGGCGGTGGCCGGGTTCGGGATGGCCTCGCGGCCCCACTGCGGCTCCACTACTGTGCTGGCGGCACGGTTCCCGCGGGCGAATCCTCCGACGGCGGCCATGAACTGCGCGGCGCCGGGGCCGTCGGCGACGGCGTGGCTGAAGCGGAAGCCAACGACGAAGCCGCCGCAGGCGAAGGTGGTGACCTGGACGAGCAGGACGAGCCTGCGCTCGTCCTTCTCTTCGGCGGGCGTAGGCGGGAGCAGCTCGTCCTTGGCGATCATCATCGGATGCTCCAGGTACTCCACGTCCTCgagcccgcaggcggcggcggcctcgGTGAACCAGACGCCGCTGCAGTCGCCGCCGCAGTCCACCTGCAGCAAGCCGCCATCGTCCGTGAACCCTAGGCGGCCGGCGAGAGGGTAGTACTGGACCAGGGCCTGCGCCAGCGCCCGCTGGATAGTGCTCGCCGGACCGGCACCGGCAGCATCCCGGTCAGGGGACGGCTTGAATACGTGCAGCGACTCGATGAGCGCCATCTGGGTTGGGTACCGGTCGAGCCAGGACAGTCGGAGCGGGCCGGCCGGCGTGAGCTCTGCCGGTGTCACCAGGCGCTGTGCCAGTCGCTCGACGGACTTGGCGGCCGCCATTGTGAACAGAAATGAAATATAGTTGGTAAGGGAGGACGGAGACAGTCTTGGCCGCTGCTCACTTGCTTAGCTTTGGGTTGATCGAGGATTTGGTGTGTTGGTTGCTTGACTTTGCAGGGAAGGGAAGAGCGCGTGGTATTTATAGGTCGCCGGGAGGGTGACGAGGATAGGAGTCGGATGGAAGCTGACGGAGAATTGTGCTCTGTTCTGGTGAGGAGGAGGTCCTACGCGCGCGATGAATGAACGTCGGGCTCAAAAGGTGGTGGAATTGCGCTTTCCTCACTCTATCCAATCCAAACCCCGTGCTGCAACTAGCCAACTAATGACAGCAGTACCTCTTACTCTGAAGTTTCTTCTTGCCCTAACCAACTCCACGGTTGTCTCTATAGGTGactactagcaaaagtgcccgtgcgttgcaacgggttcAAAAACCCAGCAATCATGAGACCAAACCGTCTGATCCACCCAAAGAAAACCCCAATAACTTGTTCGCTTCGTCCGCCAACCCGAGAGAGAAATTAAGCAACAAACCACATCACACCTTTCACTTGTGAGCCTTCTCCTTGTCCTTCACCTTACACCTGCTCACAACCTCGCCCCTCACCAGTCCTTGGCTCCGCCCCATTTTCCTTTGCTGGCATCCCTCCCCTCCCCTTCCTTTTGCTCATGATCATTTTTTTTAAAAGTTTGCTCatgatcttcctcctcctcgtgtgCCAGTCATTTTTTCATTTGATGAAACACAGTCAATAAATATTCTTGAATGATGCTACCAATAAGACATTACCACATGCAAAAGTTTTAATTCTCACACGCAAACATTTGAGAAAATCGACTGCCAATTCATATAAGTGGTCTTAACTATTTTTTCGAGAAACCTAGTTCAACGTGCTATCTATCCAAAAAAAATCAGGCCTTTTTTGTAGAAGTAAATGTGGCAAAGACAAACAAATGTGCAGGTCTACCACAGGAGGAGTCGATCACATGTGTAGAGGTTTAGACAAACACAATAGATTACTAAAGCTTAGTTGAACTTTAACTCGAACATTTATTCTTGCTCCACTTGAGTTCTGTTATTTTGAAGCCTACTTTTCCATGTCCAACTTCCTCTGCTCCATCAATTCCCTAGCTTCTCATGAGGTTTTCAGTAGTTAAGCCGAACTACACAAGGTCCTCCTTGAAAAGAATAGACAACTGAACTCATAATCAACCTATGTGGCTACGTAGTGATATGTTAATAACACTGGAATCTACTGCAACCTAGCCAATAGAAAACCTTCATAGCTATGAATTAATTTTATTGTCTCGTGCAACCTTTACTTGGACGCCTGGATCCTCAAAACCGCTACAGCTATGGAACCAAAAAAAAATACCACATCCAAAAAACCGAGGCACATTGACTTTTGCTTGGGATAAGAAATTGGAAGGAGGGAGGATTGATCAGTCAGGAGTCTTGTTGGGCCTGGCCAGCCTGATGCTGTGGTATATCATTGCTAACTTCCTAGTCTCCCTTTCGATCTGCTGCGTGAGCTTGTGCATCAGCGTCATGATGATCGGCGGTATGCTTGCGACCTAGGATGGCACGAGGGCACCAAGGCGGCTGTCTTGCCGGAGCCAGTCTAGGCGATGCCTAGGACGTCGGGCCCCCGGAGGCCAAGCAGCGCTGAGGCCATCTGGATCGGCGTCATCCCATCCACCCATTTTTACGAGGCCATCTGCATGACATGCATTTTTTCCAGTTTTAGACCGGTCCGACCCTATTTGTGGACGTTTTTCGACAAAAGGAAGCGGCACTGTAAAATTTTGCCCCAAAGAGA
Coding sequences within it:
- the LOC127341686 gene encoding acyl transferase 7-like, with translation MAAAKSVERLAQRLVTPAELTPAGPLRLSWLDRYPTQMALIESLHVFKPSPDRDAAGAGPASTIQRALAQALVQYYPLAGRLGFTDDGGLLQVDCGGDCSGVWFTEAAAACGLEDVEYLEHPMMIAKDELLPPTPAEEKDERRLVLLVQVTTFACGGFVVGFRFSHAVADGPGAAQFMAAVGGFARGNRAASTVVEPQWGREAIPNPATAVIGSLPSPEGAKSLEYLAMDISAEYISHYKAQYNDASHGGSWCSAFEVLVAKAWQSRTRAAGFDPDSDVHLCFAMNARPLLHASLPRAGAGFYGNCYYIMRVSAPAGKVAGSSIPDVVKIIKDGKRRMPAEFTRWATGEAGANGGVDPYQITADYRTLLVSDWSRLGFAEVDYGWGPPAHVVPLTNLDYIATCILVKPWAHKPGARLITQCVTPDRVAAFHQGMLDMN